The following are from one region of the Acidobacteriota bacterium genome:
- the fusA gene encoding elongation factor G: MARTTSLEKTRNIGIMAHIDAGKTTTTERILFYTGITHRIGEVDAGTATMDWMVQEQERGITITSAATTCFWRDHRVNVIDTPGHVDFTAEVERSLRVLDGAVAVFCAVGGVQPQSETVWRQADRYGVPRIAFVNKMDRTGADFVNCMAMMKARLDARPLAIQLPIGREDTFRGVIDLVRMKAAFYEGDSLGARYDVRDIPEELREEAETYRERLLETAVEMDEAVMERYLEGGEIGEAELTECIRKGTLAMKFVPVTCGASFKNKGVQFLLDAVVDYLPSPLDIPPVSGTDDRGATTARRPSDDEPFSALVFKIMTDPYVGSLAFFRVYSGRVASGTSVYNPARRANERIGRLLKMHANKREEIEEVWAGDIAAAVGLKNVRTGDTVCDRQAPVILESIDFPAPVIAVAIEPRTQADMDRMGSALNKLSAEDPTFKVKVDEETGQTIIAGMGELHLEIIVDRLQREFSVDARVGRPQVALRETLTRSVDAEGRFVRQTGGHGQYGHVKLRLEPLEPGSGFVFENRVVGGAIPREYIPAVEKGIRDAMETGILAGYEMVDLKVSLLDGTYHEVDSSEMAFKIAGSMGFKEGARRAGPILLEPIMKVEVVTPDEYMGDVMGNLNARRGRIANLEHRGSTQVITARVPLGEMFGYATDLRSLTQGRATYTMHFACYEPVPQHLAKDLVEGNRSS; encoded by the coding sequence ATGGCACGAACGACCTCCCTGGAAAAGACCCGCAACATCGGGATCATGGCCCACATCGACGCGGGCAAGACCACGACCACTGAGCGGATCCTCTTCTACACCGGGATCACCCACCGCATCGGCGAAGTGGACGCCGGCACCGCCACCATGGACTGGATGGTGCAGGAACAGGAGCGCGGCATCACCATCACCTCGGCCGCCACGACCTGCTTCTGGCGTGACCACCGGGTCAACGTCATCGACACCCCCGGCCACGTCGACTTCACCGCGGAGGTGGAGCGTTCCCTGCGGGTCCTGGACGGCGCCGTCGCTGTCTTCTGCGCCGTCGGGGGGGTCCAGCCCCAGTCGGAGACGGTCTGGCGCCAGGCGGACCGCTACGGGGTCCCCCGGATCGCCTTCGTCAACAAGATGGACCGCACCGGCGCCGATTTCGTCAACTGCATGGCCATGATGAAAGCCCGGCTCGACGCCCGGCCCCTCGCCATCCAGCTCCCCATCGGCCGGGAGGACACCTTCCGCGGCGTGATCGACCTCGTCCGGATGAAGGCCGCCTTCTACGAGGGGGACAGCCTGGGCGCCCGCTACGACGTCCGCGACATCCCCGAGGAGCTGCGCGAGGAGGCCGAGACCTACCGGGAGCGCCTCCTGGAGACCGCCGTGGAGATGGACGAGGCCGTCATGGAGCGGTACCTCGAGGGCGGCGAGATCGGCGAGGCCGAGTTGACGGAGTGCATTCGGAAGGGGACCCTGGCGATGAAGTTCGTCCCGGTCACCTGCGGCGCCTCGTTCAAGAACAAGGGGGTCCAGTTCCTGCTGGACGCCGTGGTGGACTACCTCCCCTCCCCCCTGGACATCCCGCCCGTGTCGGGCACCGACGACCGGGGCGCGACCACGGCGCGGCGGCCGTCCGACGACGAGCCCTTCTCCGCCCTCGTCTTCAAGATCATGACGGACCCCTACGTGGGCTCCCTGGCCTTCTTCCGCGTCTACAGCGGCCGGGTGGCCTCGGGGACGTCGGTGTACAACCCGGCCCGGCGCGCCAACGAGCGCATCGGCCGCCTCCTGAAGATGCACGCCAACAAGCGCGAGGAGATCGAGGAGGTCTGGGCGGGGGACATCGCCGCCGCCGTGGGCCTCAAGAACGTGCGGACGGGCGACACCGTCTGCGACCGGCAGGCGCCCGTGATCCTGGAGTCCATCGATTTCCCCGCCCCGGTCATCGCCGTGGCCATCGAGCCCCGGACCCAGGCCGACATGGACCGGATGGGCTCCGCCCTCAACAAGCTCTCCGCCGAGGACCCCACCTTCAAGGTGAAGGTGGACGAGGAGACCGGGCAGACCATCATCGCGGGCATGGGTGAACTTCACCTCGAGATCATCGTGGATCGCCTCCAGCGCGAGTTCTCCGTGGACGCCCGCGTCGGGCGCCCCCAGGTGGCCCTCCGGGAGACCCTCACCCGCTCCGTGGACGCCGAGGGGCGTTTCGTCCGGCAGACGGGCGGGCACGGCCAGTACGGGCACGTGAAGCTTCGCCTGGAGCCCCTGGAACCCGGGTCCGGCTTCGTTTTCGAGAACCGGGTCGTGGGCGGGGCCATCCCCCGGGAGTACATCCCGGCCGTGGAGAAGGGCATCCGGGACGCCATGGAGACGGGCATCCTGGCCGGGTACGAGATGGTGGACCTGAAGGTCTCCCTCCTCGACGGCACCTACCACGAGGTGGACTCCTCGGAAATGGCGTTCAAGATCGCCGGATCCATGGGGTTCAAGGAGGGCGCCCGCCGCGCGGGGCCCATCCTGCTCGAGCCCATCATGAAGGTGGAGGTGGTGACGCCCGACGAGTACATGGGCGACGTCATGGGGAACCTGAACGCCCGCCGGGGCCGGATCGCCAACCTCGAGCACCGCGGCAGCACCCAGGTCATCACGGCGAGGGTGCCCCTCGGCGAGATGTTCGGGTACGCCACCGACCTGCGCTCGCTGACCCAGGGCCGCGCCACCTACACCATGCACTTCGCCTGCTACGAGCCCGTGCCGCAGCACCTGGCCAAGGACCTCGTCGAGGGCAACCGGTCGTCCTGA
- the rpsG gene encoding 30S ribosomal protein S7 codes for MPRRREVPKRAVQPDPVYNSEVVTKFINCMMTRGKKTTAEGIFYDAMEIIAKKMKDEPLKVFKRALQNAKPLMEVKSRRVGGSNYQVPVEVRSERQQSLAIRWLIGYSRGRGEKTMAERLAAEFMDAFNERGATIKKREDTHKMAEANKAFAHFRW; via the coding sequence ATGCCGAGAAGAAGAGAAGTTCCCAAGCGCGCCGTGCAGCCCGACCCGGTCTACAACAGCGAGGTCGTGACGAAGTTCATCAACTGCATGATGACCCGCGGCAAGAAGACCACGGCCGAAGGCATTTTCTACGACGCCATGGAGATCATCGCCAAGAAGATGAAAGACGAGCCCCTCAAGGTGTTCAAGCGCGCCCTCCAGAACGCCAAGCCCCTGATGGAGGTCAAGTCCCGGCGCGTGGGCGGCTCCAACTACCAGGTCCCGGTGGAAGTCCGGTCGGAGCGGCAGCAGTCGCTGGCCATCCGCTGGCTGATCGGCTACTCCCGCGGCCGCGGCGAGAAGACCATGGCCGAACGGCTGGCCGCCGAATTCATGGACGCTTTCAACGAGCGCGGCGCCACCATCAAGAAGCGTGAGGACACCCACAAGATGGCCGAGGCCAACAAGGCCTTCGCCCATTTTCGCTGGTAG
- the rpsL gene encoding 30S ribosomal protein S12: MPTINQLVRHSREKVKTKTKAPALQDCPQRRGVCTRVYTTTPKKPNSALRKVARVRLTNGIEITTYIPGEGHSLQEHNIVLVRGGRVKDLPGVRYHIIRGTLDCGGVEKRNQSRSKYGTKRPKKGAAAAAKK; encoded by the coding sequence GTGCCCACAATCAATCAATTGGTAAGGCATAGCCGGGAAAAGGTGAAAACGAAGACCAAGGCGCCCGCCCTTCAGGACTGCCCGCAGCGGCGGGGCGTGTGCACGCGCGTGTACACCACCACGCCCAAGAAGCCCAACTCGGCCTTGCGCAAGGTGGCCCGCGTGCGCCTCACCAACGGTATCGAGATCACCACCTACATTCCCGGCGAGGGGCACTCTCTGCAGGAGCACAACATCGTCCTGGTCCGCGGAGGCCGCGTGAAGGACCTCCCCGGCGTCCGCTACCACATCATCCGCGGAACGCTCGACTGCGGCGGCGTCGAGAAACGCAACCAGTCCCGTTCCAAGTACGGCACCAAGCGGCCCAAGAAAGGCGCGGCTGCCGCAGCCAAGAAATAA
- a CDS encoding RDD family protein yields MDPELLNTKVYLIKTRTIPPGFSLQIHHCRWVSPRPNELRVDKRIDIPYVNMIFIEAHIKGDPVTGERFLDLGVVGFPKLIRMPFSSLSPNEFRFPSKNVDQNVRHTALEIIKAGRVFSMGEEMFHFLTGKPILTLENQTMVDAHVRSLISLVKDKLPFRCNTCKKFLWINITKLPDKPTKARCPACSNLLQVETPAGLDLNLKRYLEEEAERSGKTGDVLLSLTGEIRTRDSTTGELRSSTGPVKSPRSLSETGQVASIDLDIDSILGIVSEPVPAPAKPAPPPQAPKESVADIDYAGLADELGISSPEPVDAGTPANVKAGEIDYAGIADELGISAPAAAEAAPPPARAAAGPARGPYVPPAGIDLDEDFFKEILPVEPSAAAAPDENAPAKLSEDAGVEDDGILRELTQGVSGTKVCHVCGADVGSEKVCPSCFAEQVDSLSFDDYQPSEEGQFEIRLKEDPRPKAHGPEAAPAPAAEEGGGPEKGKAKEETKAPYWEEPVWSVKIGSDVYTDLNIVTIEEWILGGSVIESDQVRKGDARWMPVNTVPYFQEAVKKKKHSVPLDKDADGLYTPASPTDRMKAFCIDLPILAALEGLGYLGATLAVADWGTVGHCCLGAILPILLLAVSEGKFGATPGKKLSQIMVVNMKGHRIGILPALFRTLLRVGTLGFGFLLGVWGRYGQTFYDKALRCFVVNVE; encoded by the coding sequence ATGGATCCAGAGTTACTCAATACAAAAGTGTACCTGATCAAGACCCGGACCATCCCCCCCGGCTTCTCGCTTCAGATCCACCACTGCCGGTGGGTCAGCCCCCGTCCGAACGAGCTGCGGGTCGACAAGCGCATCGACATCCCCTACGTCAACATGATCTTCATCGAGGCCCACATCAAGGGCGACCCCGTGACGGGCGAGCGTTTCCTGGACCTCGGGGTGGTCGGCTTCCCCAAGCTGATCCGGATGCCCTTCTCCTCCCTCTCGCCCAACGAGTTCCGCTTCCCCAGCAAGAACGTGGACCAGAACGTTCGGCACACCGCCCTGGAGATCATCAAGGCCGGCCGGGTTTTTTCCATGGGCGAGGAGATGTTCCACTTCCTGACGGGGAAACCCATCCTCACCCTGGAGAACCAGACCATGGTGGACGCCCACGTGCGCTCCCTCATCTCCCTGGTGAAGGACAAGCTCCCCTTCCGGTGCAACACGTGCAAGAAGTTCCTCTGGATCAACATCACCAAGCTGCCCGACAAGCCCACCAAGGCCCGCTGCCCCGCCTGTTCCAACCTCCTCCAGGTGGAGACGCCCGCAGGGCTGGACCTCAACCTCAAGCGCTACCTCGAGGAGGAGGCGGAGCGGTCCGGGAAGACCGGCGACGTATTGCTCTCCCTCACCGGCGAGATCCGCACCCGGGACTCCACGACCGGCGAGCTGCGCTCGTCCACGGGGCCGGTGAAGTCCCCCCGCTCCCTCTCGGAAACGGGGCAGGTGGCCTCCATCGACCTGGACATCGACAGCATCCTGGGCATCGTGTCCGAGCCCGTCCCCGCGCCGGCGAAACCCGCCCCGCCGCCGCAGGCCCCGAAGGAGAGCGTCGCGGACATCGACTACGCCGGTCTCGCGGACGAACTCGGGATTTCCTCGCCCGAGCCCGTCGATGCCGGGACCCCCGCGAACGTGAAGGCGGGCGAGATCGACTATGCCGGCATCGCCGACGAACTCGGGATCTCCGCCCCGGCCGCGGCCGAGGCCGCCCCGCCGCCCGCCCGGGCCGCCGCGGGACCGGCCAGGGGGCCGTACGTCCCGCCCGCCGGCATCGACCTGGACGAGGACTTCTTCAAGGAGATCCTGCCGGTCGAGCCCTCCGCCGCCGCCGCCCCCGACGAGAACGCCCCGGCCAAACTGTCGGAGGACGCGGGCGTGGAGGACGACGGGATCCTCCGGGAACTGACCCAGGGCGTCTCGGGCACCAAGGTGTGCCACGTCTGCGGCGCGGACGTCGGGTCCGAAAAGGTCTGCCCCAGCTGTTTCGCCGAACAGGTGGACTCCCTGTCCTTCGACGACTACCAGCCGTCGGAGGAGGGGCAATTCGAGATCCGCCTGAAAGAGGACCCCCGCCCGAAGGCGCACGGACCGGAGGCCGCCCCCGCCCCGGCCGCGGAAGAGGGCGGCGGCCCCGAGAAGGGCAAGGCCAAGGAGGAAACCAAAGCCCCGTACTGGGAGGAACCGGTCTGGTCGGTGAAGATCGGCAGCGACGTCTACACGGACCTGAACATCGTCACCATCGAGGAGTGGATCCTGGGCGGCTCGGTGATCGAGTCGGACCAGGTCCGCAAGGGGGACGCCCGCTGGATGCCGGTGAACACGGTCCCCTACTTCCAGGAGGCCGTGAAGAAGAAGAAACACAGCGTCCCGCTGGACAAGGACGCCGACGGGCTCTACACCCCCGCCTCGCCCACGGACCGGATGAAGGCTTTCTGCATCGACCTCCCCATCCTGGCGGCCCTGGAAGGCCTGGGATACCTGGGCGCCACCCTGGCCGTCGCGGACTGGGGGACGGTCGGCCACTGCTGCCTCGGGGCCATCCTTCCGATCCTCCTTCTGGCCGTGTCGGAAGGCAAGTTCGGCGCAACACCCGGGAAGAAACTCTCGCAGATCATGGTCGTCAACATGAAGGGGCACCGGATCGGCATTTTGCCGGCCCTCTTCCGGACCCTGCTGCGCGTCGGCACCCTGGGCTTCGGTTTCCTCCTGGGGGTGTGGGGCCGCTACGGGCAGACGTTCTACGACAAGGCGCTCCGCTGCTTCGTCGTCAACGTGGAGTGA
- the ileS gene encoding isoleucine--tRNA ligase — MSTPFNVKDSVNLPRTRFKMQANLAQNEPRMLAFWEGMDLYHRILQKNLDRPAYILHDGPPYANGNIHIGHALNKILKDFIVKYKSMKGYYSPYVPGWDCHGLPIEKKVEAELGFDRKKMDVVEFRGQCREYAKRFVAIQREQFKRLGVFGDWENPYQTMAYAYEATIARVFGDFVGMGSVYKGSKPVLWCLSCQTALAEAEVEYENHTSPSVYVRFPARTDFSRVVPELAGKAVGVVIWTTTPWTLPANLAIAFHPDYDYVALETGGQVHIAAEGLANAFLSACGLEGATVIARFKGEVLEGQSCNHPFLDRESLIVLADYVTLDQGTGCVHTAPGHGQEDYVTGQKYGLSTLCPVDHEGRFTEEGGPFAGRTVFEANADIVQLMEASGVLLHGSAIDHSYPHCWRCHNPVIFRSTPQWFISMENADLRKKALEEIRKVKWYPAWGEERIFNMIANRPDWCISRQRYWGSPITVFYCRACGAVLMNRNLVRHVADIFEKEGADAWYRRKAGELLPEGTTCPKCGRHEFEKEFDILDVWFDSGVSYQAVSLDRAGHPWPSDMYLEGGDQFRGWFHSSLLVSLGCRGSSPYREVLSHGWTLDKDGLAMSKSRGNVTAPAEVIKTAGAEVLRLWVGSCDYQEDVRISDEILERLKEAYRKIRNTLRYLLANLYRETGEEGAETSADPFNFDPDRHVVPSDRMCEIDRWALARLAQVAAQCEAAYDRYEFHVVSHQLYNLCAVDLSAVYFDILKDRLYTSAAGSPERRSAQTALWGILHTMVRLLAPLLPFTTEEVWQKMREFANLPESVHLADFPGAPEVAGWSDEALLVRWEKLWLLREQVSKATEPLRQAGVIGNSLEARVVLRVSPGDAAFLAPLAADLRYVLIVSEAVLESADVPDGSPEIRVEPAAGAKCERCWNRSPRVGEFTDFPTVCERCIAVVRELAGKA; from the coding sequence ATGAGCACCCCATTCAACGTCAAGGATTCCGTCAACCTGCCCCGGACCCGGTTCAAGATGCAGGCGAACCTCGCGCAGAACGAACCGAGAATGCTCGCGTTCTGGGAGGGGATGGACCTGTACCACCGCATCCTGCAGAAGAACCTCGACCGGCCGGCCTACATCCTTCACGACGGGCCGCCCTACGCCAACGGCAATATCCACATCGGCCACGCCCTGAACAAGATCCTGAAGGACTTCATCGTCAAGTACAAGTCCATGAAGGGTTACTACTCCCCCTACGTCCCCGGCTGGGACTGTCACGGCCTCCCCATCGAGAAGAAGGTGGAGGCGGAGCTCGGGTTCGACCGCAAGAAGATGGACGTCGTGGAATTCCGCGGCCAGTGCCGGGAATACGCGAAGCGCTTCGTCGCCATCCAGCGGGAGCAGTTCAAGCGCCTGGGCGTTTTCGGCGATTGGGAGAACCCTTACCAGACCATGGCGTACGCCTACGAGGCCACCATCGCCCGGGTCTTCGGCGACTTCGTCGGGATGGGCAGCGTGTACAAGGGGTCCAAGCCCGTCCTCTGGTGCCTCTCCTGCCAGACGGCCCTGGCGGAAGCCGAGGTGGAGTACGAAAACCACACCTCCCCCTCGGTGTACGTCCGCTTCCCGGCCCGGACCGACTTCTCCCGGGTCGTCCCGGAGCTGGCCGGGAAGGCCGTGGGCGTGGTCATCTGGACCACCACCCCCTGGACGCTGCCCGCCAACCTGGCCATCGCCTTCCACCCGGATTACGACTACGTAGCCCTCGAAACCGGCGGCCAGGTCCACATCGCGGCCGAGGGCCTGGCCAACGCCTTTCTCTCCGCCTGCGGCCTCGAGGGGGCGACGGTGATCGCCCGTTTCAAGGGCGAGGTCCTGGAAGGGCAGTCCTGCAACCACCCCTTCCTCGACCGGGAATCCCTCATCGTCCTGGCGGACTACGTCACCCTGGACCAGGGCACCGGGTGCGTCCACACCGCGCCCGGCCACGGCCAGGAGGACTACGTCACCGGCCAGAAGTACGGGCTCTCCACCCTCTGCCCCGTGGACCACGAAGGGCGTTTCACCGAGGAGGGCGGCCCCTTCGCGGGGCGGACCGTCTTCGAGGCCAACGCGGACATCGTGCAGTTGATGGAGGCGTCCGGCGTGCTGCTGCACGGGTCCGCCATCGACCACTCCTACCCCCACTGCTGGCGGTGCCACAACCCGGTGATCTTCCGGTCGACCCCCCAGTGGTTCATCTCCATGGAGAACGCCGACCTCCGGAAGAAGGCGCTGGAGGAGATCCGCAAGGTCAAGTGGTACCCCGCCTGGGGCGAGGAGCGGATCTTCAACATGATCGCCAACCGCCCCGACTGGTGCATCTCCCGGCAGCGGTACTGGGGGTCGCCCATCACCGTCTTCTACTGCCGGGCCTGCGGGGCCGTCCTCATGAACCGCAACCTCGTCCGGCACGTGGCCGACATCTTCGAGAAGGAGGGCGCCGACGCCTGGTACCGCCGCAAGGCGGGCGAACTCCTCCCCGAGGGCACCACCTGCCCGAAGTGCGGGCGGCACGAGTTCGAGAAGGAATTCGACATCCTCGACGTCTGGTTCGACTCCGGGGTGAGCTACCAGGCTGTCAGCCTCGACCGCGCGGGGCACCCCTGGCCGTCCGACATGTACCTGGAGGGCGGCGACCAGTTCCGCGGGTGGTTCCACTCCTCCCTCCTGGTCTCCCTGGGTTGCCGGGGTTCCTCGCCCTACCGGGAGGTCCTCTCCCACGGCTGGACCCTGGACAAGGACGGCCTGGCCATGTCCAAGAGCCGCGGCAACGTCACCGCTCCCGCCGAAGTCATCAAAACCGCGGGGGCCGAGGTGCTTCGCCTCTGGGTGGGCTCCTGCGACTACCAGGAGGACGTGCGCATCTCCGACGAGATCCTCGAGCGCCTCAAGGAAGCCTACCGAAAGATCCGGAACACCTTGCGCTACCTGCTGGCCAACCTCTACCGCGAGACCGGGGAAGAGGGGGCCGAAACTTCCGCGGACCCGTTCAACTTCGACCCGGACCGCCACGTCGTCCCCTCGGACCGGATGTGTGAGATCGACCGGTGGGCCCTGGCCCGGCTGGCACAAGTCGCAGCCCAGTGCGAGGCCGCTTACGACCGCTACGAGTTCCACGTGGTCTCCCACCAGCTCTACAACTTGTGCGCCGTCGATCTGTCCGCCGTGTACTTCGACATCCTCAAGGACCGGCTCTACACCTCGGCGGCGGGCTCGCCCGAACGCCGCAGCGCCCAGACGGCCCTGTGGGGCATCCTGCACACCATGGTTCGCCTGCTGGCCCCCCTGCTGCCCTTCACCACCGAGGAGGTCTGGCAGAAGATGCGCGAGTTCGCCAACCTCCCCGAGTCGGTTCACCTGGCGGACTTCCCGGGCGCCCCGGAGGTCGCGGGGTGGTCGGACGAGGCCCTGCTCGTGCGCTGGGAAAAGCTGTGGCTGCTCCGGGAGCAGGTCAGCAAAGCCACCGAGCCCTTGCGGCAGGCCGGAGTGATCGGGAACTCCCTCGAGGCCCGGGTGGTCCTCCGGGTGTCCCCCGGGGACGCGGCCTTCCTGGCCCCCCTCGCCGCCGACCTGCGCTACGTCCTGATCGTGTCGGAGGCCGTCCTGGAAAGTGCGGACGTGCCGGACGGCAGCCCGGAGATCCGGGTCGAACCCGCCGCGGGGGCGAAGTGCGAGCGGTGCTGGAACCGCTCGCCCCGGGTCGGGGAATTCACGGACTTCCCCACCGTCTGCGAACGCTGCATCGCGGTGGTGAGAGAACTGGCCGGGAAAGCGTGA
- a CDS encoding LemA family protein, translated as MKALWIVLAVLGGIVLILFFSYVSMYNTLVKLDEGAKEKFGNVQSAYQRRSDLIPNLVSTVQGAANFEKSTLEAVIQARASATQVKVDLNDAKSMQAFQAAQGELSSALSRLMVTVERYPELKANQNFLNLQDELAGTENRIKQARNDYNASVKEYNTYVRGFFVSMFMSGKFPVREMFEADKGAEKAPAVKFQ; from the coding sequence ATGAAAGCTCTCTGGATCGTCCTGGCGGTGCTGGGAGGCATCGTGCTCATTCTGTTCTTTTCCTACGTCAGCATGTACAACACGCTGGTCAAGCTGGACGAAGGCGCCAAGGAGAAGTTCGGCAACGTCCAGTCCGCCTACCAGCGCCGGTCCGACCTGATCCCCAACCTCGTCTCGACGGTCCAGGGGGCGGCGAACTTCGAGAAGAGCACCCTCGAGGCGGTCATCCAGGCCCGGGCCTCGGCCACCCAGGTGAAGGTGGACCTCAACGACGCCAAGTCCATGCAGGCCTTCCAGGCGGCCCAGGGCGAGCTGAGCAGCGCCCTGAGCCGGCTCATGGTCACAGTGGAGCGTTACCCCGAACTCAAGGCCAACCAGAACTTCCTGAACCTCCAGGACGAACTGGCGGGCACGGAGAACCGCATCAAACAGGCCCGCAACGACTACAACGCCTCGGTGAAGGAGTACAACACCTACGTCCGTGGCTTCTTCGTGAGCATGTTCATGAGCGGGAAGTTCCCCGTCCGCGAGATGTTCGAGGCGGACAAGGGCGCCGAGAAGGCTCCCGCCGTCAAGTTCCAGTAG
- a CDS encoding phosphatidylglycerophosphatase A: MRRVSRAAAYATATFFGCGYCPVAPGTAGSLGALLLYLPLRPFFTANPLLFGAAVAGLAAAGVLAAGTVARSEGKEDPSLVVIDEAAGQWLALLLLPVISWKTASLSFLLFRAFDIWKPCPAAQAERLPGGVGIMADDLVAGLYANLVVQALCLVPGALPFLS; the protein is encoded by the coding sequence ATGCGTCGCGTTTCCAGGGCGGCCGCTTATGCCACCGCCACGTTCTTCGGCTGCGGGTACTGCCCGGTGGCCCCCGGGACCGCCGGGTCCCTGGGGGCCCTCCTCCTCTACCTCCCGCTCCGGCCCTTCTTCACGGCGAACCCCCTGCTGTTCGGGGCCGCCGTCGCCGGCCTCGCCGCGGCGGGCGTCCTGGCCGCGGGGACCGTGGCCCGGTCGGAAGGGAAGGAGGACCCCTCCCTGGTCGTGATCGACGAAGCGGCAGGCCAGTGGCTCGCCCTGCTTCTCCTGCCGGTGATTTCCTGGAAAACCGCCTCGCTCTCCTTCCTGCTGTTCCGCGCCTTCGACATCTGGAAACCCTGCCCGGCCGCCCAGGCGGAGCGCCTCCCGGGCGGGGTCGGGATCATGGCGGACGACCTGGTGGCCGGCCTCTACGCCAACCTGGTCGTACAGGCCCTCTGTCTCGTCCCCGGCGCCCTCCCTTTCCTGTCCTGA
- a CDS encoding aldehyde dehydrogenase family protein codes for MGIDVQAVMGNARCAAAVFGQLDQEHTDRIARTVCRVGFNHRVRLAKMAVEETGIGKWEDQVMENVLATHLLWERIGPMKTVGVLGEDDAAGITEIAQPVGPVLAVIPPAGPTASTLFSILLALKTRNPVVVCAHRDAVRSSFETARLCYEAALAKDAPEHCIQWVLPDTPDALRALAGHPAVARVLSGGDVRPPGDQALCGPPGAGTATGGVPVLVERTADIPFTADQVLLSRTFDHGAGFCSEQALVAMPEVADRLRGELAARGARFLSPDEIARLEAVVFDRERGGVRDDAVGRPAKTLAARAGIAAAGDVRLLVAPLSVTDREHPLAGAIPAPILACFEAEDFEQALNLCIGLGGRGDAARTAVIFSNDESCIRRFAALMNAGRILVNTPAAQGGTGCVYNSLDPSLALMCGIGGKCVATGDVSAGHLLNIQRIARRRPNRRLFAFDRERFLDDSVDASEVERVWRKNE; via the coding sequence ATGGGGATCGACGTCCAGGCCGTGATGGGCAACGCGCGGTGCGCCGCCGCCGTCTTCGGCCAGCTCGACCAGGAACACACCGACCGGATCGCCCGGACGGTCTGTCGCGTGGGCTTCAACCACCGGGTCCGGCTCGCGAAAATGGCCGTGGAGGAGACCGGCATCGGGAAGTGGGAAGACCAGGTGATGGAGAATGTGCTGGCCACGCACCTCCTCTGGGAGCGCATCGGCCCCATGAAAACCGTCGGCGTCCTCGGCGAGGACGACGCGGCGGGCATCACGGAAATCGCCCAGCCTGTCGGGCCCGTCCTGGCCGTCATCCCCCCGGCCGGCCCGACCGCGTCCACGCTCTTCAGCATCCTCCTGGCGCTGAAGACCCGGAACCCCGTCGTCGTCTGCGCCCACCGGGACGCCGTCCGCAGCAGCTTCGAGACGGCCCGCCTGTGCTACGAGGCCGCCCTGGCGAAGGACGCCCCCGAACACTGCATCCAGTGGGTGCTCCCGGATACGCCCGACGCGCTGCGTGCGCTCGCGGGCCACCCCGCCGTGGCCCGGGTCCTGTCCGGGGGGGACGTCCGGCCCCCCGGCGATCAGGCTCTCTGCGGCCCCCCCGGCGCGGGCACGGCAACGGGCGGCGTGCCGGTCCTGGTGGAGCGGACCGCCGACATCCCCTTCACGGCGGACCAGGTCCTCCTGTCCCGGACCTTCGACCACGGGGCCGGCTTCTGCAGCGAGCAGGCCCTCGTTGCGATGCCGGAGGTGGCCGACCGGCTGCGCGGGGAGCTGGCCGCCCGGGGCGCCCGCTTCCTCTCCCCGGACGAGATCGCCCGGCTCGAGGCCGTGGTGTTCGACCGGGAACGGGGGGGCGTGCGCGACGACGCCGTGGGGCGCCCCGCCAAAACCCTCGCCGCCCGCGCCGGGATCGCCGCCGCGGGGGACGTCCGGCTCCTGGTCGCCCCGCTGTCCGTGACCGACCGGGAGCACCCGCTCGCCGGCGCGATCCCGGCGCCGATCCTGGCCTGCTTCGAGGCCGAGGACTTCGAGCAAGCCCTCAACCTGTGCATCGGCCTGGGCGGCCGGGGGGATGCGGCCCGCACGGCCGTGATCTTCTCCAACGACGAGTCCTGCATCCGGCGCTTCGCGGCCCTCATGAACGCGGGGCGGATCCTGGTCAACACCCCGGCCGCCCAGGGCGGGACGGGCTGCGTTTACAACAGCCTGGACCCCTCGCTGGCCCTCATGTGCGGGATCGGCGGGAAATGCGTCGCCACCGGCGACGTCTCCGCCGGCCACCTGCTGAACATCCAGCGCATCGCCCGGCGCCGGCCCAACCGGCGGCTGTTCGCCTTTGACCGGGAGCGTTTCCTGGACGATTCGGTGGACGCGTCCGAGGTGGAGCGCGTCTGGCGGAAGAACGAGTGA
- a CDS encoding STAS domain-containing protein produces the protein MVEYEESGAGLRCVFSGKLDTLACQSFETGLANRVRRAPGAVAFDLAAVFYVSSSFLRLCIQTAKERSGTGFAIVNPSPDVQKVLLIAGLDKLVKS, from the coding sequence ATGGTGGAATACGAGGAATCCGGCGCCGGCCTCCGGTGCGTTTTCAGCGGCAAGCTGGACACCCTGGCCTGCCAGTCCTTCGAGACCGGCCTGGCAAATCGCGTCCGGCGGGCCCCCGGGGCAGTGGCGTTCGACCTGGCCGCGGTCTTCTACGTCTCGTCGAGTTTCCTCCGGCTGTGCATCCAGACGGCGAAGGAACGTTCCGGGACCGGCTTCGCCATCGTCAACCCCAGTCCCGACGTGCAGAAGGTCCTCCTGATCGCCGGCCTGGACAAGCTGGTGAAAAGCTGA